tcgacagcaAATTCGCACATCAAACGCGTGACACTTCCTGCAAAGTTTAAGCATAAAAAACATAATGATTTTGACGAATAGTCCCTCTACACGGAGCACGAAGCTTGTCGCTTGTTTGCGCAGCCCGTCTATAATTAGCGATCGGTATACGCGTACCGATCGGTGAAGCGATACTCGCCCCACGCTGGAAAGGGGTGAACTGAAGGTAGCGAGGACAAAAAATACTGTTTGGCAATGATATCGGGCGCCAAAAAAACCGACAGCCAGCCACTTGAATGGGGAAGAACGAACATCGGATCGACCGCTAACGCCGTGAGCCGCTAATAATAACAATTCACAAACATGCTGTCTGCCGCGGTTGCCATGTGCTCGGTGTGTTCGGAGCCACACGTGATGAAGAGACCGAGGGGAGTGCacaaagggagggaggaacggAGGTGCAGTATGTTCACGATCACGCTCGATTAAGCACCTTCGAATAAGCGGTACCCCTTTCCTGAagcattttccatccaacggCCACTGCGCATTACGATCGCCTCATTCATACAATGTACTCAATCGTAGCGCCCTGTGTGCGAGTTTGTATGTTCCGAATGGTTGGAGGCATTGTTGTGTTGAGACgaaccctcccccggggaggtggAACGGTGCCACATATCGCCTCACAGAAGGTTTAGACCGGATAGTAATGAGCGACATGCTGGAACACGATTTAGTGTGTCGTTTAGATTGGTGCGAGCATCGGCGGTTCGTTCGAACGTGCGACCGGGTGCGAGATTTGGGCATCACCAAGACAGCCGTACCCGGGGTGATAATTGCTAGTGCCACTGATAAGATATAGCTCGCCGTTCGACGAGTGTTGTACCCGGGGCCCGACGGGCGGACGGGGATTTGTTCAGAGTCCGTTCTGATTGCCGGAAAGGTTAGTAGCAGTGAGAGCATTGGTCAACAATCGTGGGCCACGAGCCGACGACCAGCGGAAAGCGGATCgaattccagcagcagcgaccaccATCCCTCGATCTCACACATTTGGCTTCTTTGCTGACAATGTTTTTTGCTTACAGCGTCTGCTGCTAGTCGGCTGCTTGGATGGATTGCGGTCGAAGACGGAAAACAGGAACGAACAGGAATCCGACGATGCTTCGGTTGGCAGCCCTGCTGGCCGGTGCCCTCCTCGTTGCCATGGTGCCGGTGGGCACCGTCCAGGGTGAAAACATTCTCTTCCTGCAGACGATCTGCTCCAAAAGCCACCACATCTGGAATCGGCAGATTTTCGATCGGTTGTACGAGAACGGTCACAACCTGACGATACTGTCGTTCGAGCAGGAGGCGTCGGTCCCGGGCAAAACGTTTCTGGTGATGGCCGAGTTCCAGCAGAAGCTGATGGCCAAGTTTGCCGATACTGCGACCGCGACCGATTTCTCCTCGTACGAGGGTGCGTTCGGGAACATCATGAACGTGTACCAGTACTACGAGGTGTCGAGTGCGCTGCTCGTGGAAGAACCGGCCATCAAGCGTTTGCTGGACTATCCGCGCTCGTTCCGGTTCGATCTGATCGTGCACGACTTCACGATGGGCCAGTTTCTGCTCGGTTTTGTGCAGCGTTTCGGTAATCCACCGTTGGTGGCCGTTTCGGCGTATAACATACCATCGTACACGCAGTTTCTAGCGGACATTCCGATCTACACTACGTACCTGCCCCACCCGGCATCGAGCTTCGGCTCCCGGATGAGCTTCACCGAGAGGGCCCGGAATACCGTGTACTGGTGGTTCGATATGTTGTACCGGCAGCAGATCTTTATGCCACGGGAAAACCAACGAATGCAGCTTCTGTTCGAGGGCGATAGCTTGACGCACGTGAAGCTGCTCGAGCGGCGCAccgagctggtgctggtaaatAGTGATCCGGCTCTGGATTTCTACCAACTGCTGCCACCCAATGTGGTGCAGGTCGGTGGTTTGCATATCAAGCGCCCCGAGGAGATGACACCGGTGAGTGTTTTGTTGCTCGTTCCAGACCTAAAACTGAGACCTAATGCCCTTGATTTACTCATTTGTAGATGATGAAACAGTTTATGGCACGCGCCAACCGGGGCGTGATACTGTTCAGCTTCGGAACGAACGTACAGAGTGAAATGCTGGGACCGGAGATAAACCGGCAACTGCTGGAGCTGTTCCGCAGCATGCCGGAGTACGGGTTCATCTGGAAGCATGCGAACGCGGACGGGCTGATTATGCCACCGAACGTCCTGATGACGCCCTGGGTTCCACAGTCGGCCGTACTGGCCAACAGCCGAACCAAGCTGCTAGTAAGTCACGGTGGGTTGCTCAGTCTACATGAAGCGGCCTGGAATGGTGTGCCCGTGATCGGTGTACCCTTCTTTGCCGATCAGTTCTCGAACGTGCGCCGGCTCGAACTGTCCGGCACCGGGGTTGGTATTCCATCGACCAAACTCAACGGTGAAACATTGCGAGAAGCTCTGGAAAAGCTGCTGAACGATCCGAGGTAatgtagacgacgacgacgtctcgAAGGGCCCCGTTTTAATCCGCGTATTCCAATCCGTGTATTGTAGCTACCGGAAGCGTGCCAAGGAGCTGTCGAACTTGTTCCGTGcgcaaccggaaccaccgctTGACCGGGCCATCTTCTGGATCGAAAAGGTGATCGCCAACAAAGGGCTACGGTATTTGCGTTCCCCGGCGCGCTCGATGGCCCCGTATCAGGTGTACGGGCTAGACATGCTCgccgtactgctgctgatcgcgcTCGGCTACTATCTTATCTTCAAGCGTCACTCGAAACCAGCCACCGCCGGTAGCCAACGGGGGCCTGCAATGAAACGCAAGGAGGAATAAACCTGACCCCCCTTCCCGTTCCCCCCGAGGAGGCGGGAAAAAGGCTCAGTAacagagaagaagcgaaagagggGCATTGCGCTGTACATACAGAGGTTGTTTATTTGGCCTTCATTCCGAACCacatccacgacgacgacgacgacgacgacgacgacgacgacaacaacacaacaacaacagtagtaaCGGGCGACAGTGATGGCCGCCGGTGAGCAATCCGTGACTAGCTACTCGGTATTATAATATGGCACGTAGGGTAACTGTTAGAATCCGGGGTCGAGGAGTGTTAGATATGCGATGACGCGTCGAGCGCTGCTATCGTGGCGGCGTACGACGGTGGCGGTTCCTCCTCCTGGACCGAGTGTGATGGTACGAGTTTGCTGATCTTCTCGTACGCCGGTGGCCGTCCGATGATCGTTGACGGTGGTTCGCCCATGATGACGGTCTCGtacgagggtggtggtgcgatggtgcGCGGATCACGCTCGACCGTCTCGATCGACCGCTGGTCACTCTGCGGACCGGCCCAAAGGCAGTTGCCGACACGGTGCGTCAGGTAGGCGGACGTGAGGATGCAGATCAGAAAGAAGGACACCGATAGGGCGGCCATGATGATCTGCGTGTCGAGCTGTTCCGACCAGCCCGCGTGCCCCATGATGTAGTCCATGAGCAGTGCGATCACGACGAGCGAGTGGATCGTTATCAGGATGACAGCGATATCAAGAATGCACTGTCGCAGCTTCATCTGCAGTGACCGCGCGAGGGCAAACCGAGGCCGAGggaagatagagaaagagaacagaaaCCGATCACTAAGACGATGCTCGATTGAACATCATTTAGCACATTCagacatacgcacgcacgcacgcactcacaaaCGATCACATCGAACACaccgaacgaatgaacgaacgatcgcCGGCCGGACGTACTTACGGTGCTACATTTTGGCCGGCAACGGGGTTAAAAGACACTCAACACCGGCACCGCTCACAACTTTTCGGACTCCCGGATGTTACGATCAGACTAATCTAGTGCCAGTCTAGTCTAGTGCCGATCCAGCAAAAACCCACGGACACGGACTGCGCACTGGTTGACGTCGTCAGGTCGGCGCCGTTATAGATACTGTactgg
The sequence above is a segment of the Anopheles darlingi chromosome 2, idAnoDarlMG_H_01, whole genome shotgun sequence genome. Coding sequences within it:
- the LOC125948356 gene encoding uncharacterized protein LOC125948356, with translation MKLRQCILDIAVILITIHSLVVIALLMDYIMGHAGWSEQLDTQIIMAALSVSFFLICILTSAYLTHRVGNCLWAGPQSDQRSIETVERDPRTIAPPPSYETVIMGEPPSTIIGRPPAYEKISKLVPSHSVQEEEPPPSYAATIAALDASSHI
- the LOC125948350 gene encoding UDP-glycosyltransferase UGT5-like, producing the protein MDCGRRRKTGTNRNPTMLRLAALLAGALLVAMVPVGTVQGENILFLQTICSKSHHIWNRQIFDRLYENGHNLTILSFEQEASVPGKTFLVMAEFQQKLMAKFADTATATDFSSYEGAFGNIMNVYQYYEVSSALLVEEPAIKRLLDYPRSFRFDLIVHDFTMGQFLLGFVQRFGNPPLVAVSAYNIPSYTQFLADIPIYTTYLPHPASSFGSRMSFTERARNTVYWWFDMLYRQQIFMPRENQRMQLLFEGDSLTHVKLLERRTELVLVNSDPALDFYQLLPPNVVQVGGLHIKRPEEMTPMMKQFMARANRGVILFSFGTNVQSEMLGPEINRQLLELFRSMPEYGFIWKHANADGLIMPPNVLMTPWVPQSAVLANSRTKLLVSHGGLLSLHEAAWNGVPVIGVPFFADQFSNVRRLELSGTGVGIPSTKLNGETLREALEKLLNDPSYRKRAKELSNLFRAQPEPPLDRAIFWIEKVIANKGLRYLRSPARSMAPYQVYGLDMLAVLLLIALGYYLIFKRHSKPATAGSQRGPAMKRKEE